The nucleotide sequence GTTTATTAAAGGAATCACCTTCAGCGGCATTAAAGGATAAAACACATTTACAAATAGAAAGGAATGGTGAAGTATGATGAAGAATAAAATCGGCATGAGAATTCCTCCGCATTTCACAGCAGAAGGACTGGAGTACACAGCGAAATGGGCAAAAGAAAACGGGATCGGCGTTCTTGATCTTCCTTATTTAGATCAAGATGTTCAAACCATTCTGTCCGATTATGGTCTTGAAGCGGGCTCCATTGATGGAAGAGGAGCAGTAGGCGGTACAGCCTTGCTCAGCGAAGATGAAGAAAAACGCGCTCAGGCTTTACTTGCCTTAAAAAATCAATTTCAGGAAATCTCTTCATTAGGCGGAAAAGTGGTTTTTATGTGTCTCGTTCCTGAAAACAGTCTTCAGCCTGTCAGCCGCTCGCTTGAGATTTGGAAACAGACGTTTCCTGAAGTGGTAAAGCACGCAGAGAAAAACGATTTATACATCGCGCTTGAAGGATGGCCGGGTCCTGCACCGCTTTTCCCGACACTGGGCGCTACTCCTGAAGTTCTCAGGTATATGTTTAAAGAAGTCCCTTCAAACCATTTCGGAATCAATTATGACCCGTCCCATTTGGTCAGGCTCGGAATTGATCCGCTCAAGTTCCTCGAAGAGTTCGGATCGAAGGTGCTGTACTGCCATGGGAAAGATACATTGCTTCTCCAGCAGGAACAGTATGATGCCGGACACTTGCCTTCCGTTTTTGGCGCTAAATATGATTTTTCAGAAGGGCCGTGGAGATACACAATTCCTGGAGAAGGTGAAGTTGACTGGAAAAAAACAGCTGCAAAACTTGAACAGCTTGGATACGCGGGACCCGTCAGCATAGAGCTTGAAG is from Bacillus sp. FSL H8-0547 and encodes:
- a CDS encoding sugar phosphate isomerase/epimerase gives rise to the protein MMKNKIGMRIPPHFTAEGLEYTAKWAKENGIGVLDLPYLDQDVQTILSDYGLEAGSIDGRGAVGGTALLSEDEEKRAQALLALKNQFQEISSLGGKVVFMCLVPENSLQPVSRSLEIWKQTFPEVVKHAEKNDLYIALEGWPGPAPLFPTLGATPEVLRYMFKEVPSNHFGINYDPSHLVRLGIDPLKFLEEFGSKVLYCHGKDTLLLQQEQYDAGHLPSVFGAKYDFSEGPWRYTIPGEGEVDWKKTAAKLEQLGYAGPVSIELEDHNYWGSLAKEQEGIKKAKDYLKTTFQKEKTEGIANVNH